The sequence CGCTCCTGATTTCGCGATGATGGCCGGTCTTGGGTCAGGGCGACCGGCCGGGGCGGAGATCATACCCCAGTCTTGGGAAATGCACGACCACTTCCCCCACCGCCGCATCGACCCGGCGGAGCGCGATCTCGGTTTCGTCGATGAAGACGAGGTCGCCCACGATCCCATCCCGGGCATAGTCGTCGGCGCGGATGCGCACGGGCGTGCCCAGCGGCGGGTCCTCCGCAAACGGCGCGGAGGCTCGCACCGGCGCGGGCTCGGTCGCCCTGGCGATGGCGAGCGCGTCCGCCGGCGCCATCGGGGTCCGGGCGCCGTGGCCGAAGGCGCGCATGCGTTCCATCCAGGCGGCAATGCGCTGATGCGGTGCCAACGCGGGCGCCAGGCGGTCGCTGCGGGCTGTGACGAACCAGAGGGCGTGATAGACGGCAAAGTCGGCGATGGTGACGGCCGGTCCGACGATCCAGGGCCGCCCGTCCGCCAGCAACGCCTCGATCCAGCCGAGTTGCACCCGCACCGGCGGCGCGCTGCGCCGGGCCGCCTGCCGCACCGCCGCGACGCTCGGCTCCGGCAGGCCGCGCATGCGCGAGCGGTCGGCCTGAAGGTCCGGCGGCAACAGGTCGAGATTGTGGCCGGAGACATAGAGCGACATCGGCCGGAACAACTGGTTCTCGGCCCAGTAGGCGATCATCGCCGCTTCGGCCTCAAACCCGGCGGGGAAGATCGGCGGCTCGGGGTGGCGCCGCTCCAGCTCGCGCAGGATCAGCCGTGTGTCGCAATAGATGTCCGCGCCGATCTGGAGCACGGGCGTGCGCCGATAGCCGCCGGTCAGCGGGGTCAGGTCGGGCTTGGGCGCCACCGGCGGGATGATGACCGAGCGCCACGCCAGTCCCTTGTAGCCCAGCGCCAGCCGCGCCTTCTCCGCATAGTTCGAAAAATCGTAGTGGTGCAGGATGAGATCGGGCGTCGGTGCCATGGTCGGCCTTTCGGTGGGAGCGGGACGGCCCCGGGATCGCTCTGGACTCATCGGGGCATGTCGGCGAAGCGGGCGAACACGACCGCGGCGCCGGCATCCGCCAGCCGGCCGGCGAGGCCTTCGTCGCCATGGCCGCCACCGGTGAAGCCCCAGACCCGCATGCCGGCGGCGACGCCGGCGCGGACGCCGTTGACGCTGTCCTCGACCACGACGCAGTCCGCCGGCGCCACGCCCAGCCGTTCCGCGGCGTGCAGGAACAGGTCCGGCGCCGGCTTGCCGCGGGCGACGTGCTCGGCCGAATAGACATGGGCGCCGAACCAGGGTGCCAGGCCGGTGAGCGCCAACTTGCGCGCCAGGCTCCTGACCGTGCTGGACGACGCCACCGCCTTCGGCCGCGCCAGCCGGGCCAGATAGGCCTCCAGCCCGTCGACTGCCCGCAAATCCGTGGTGAAGCGGTCGTAACAGGCGGCGCGCACCCGCTCCAGGAAATCCGGCGGAAACGCGCCGGTGCCGCGCACCGCATGGTCGGCCCGGAGTGCGGCAACGAAATCCCGGTCGGAGGTGCCGACAAACCGGGTCATATAGTCGACATCGTCATAGACCAGGCCGATTTCGGCCAGAAACCGGCGCTCGACGGCGATGATCAGCGCTTCGGAATTCACCAACACTCCGTCGCAGTCGAAAATGATGGCACTGGCTGTCATAATGGGCGTCAATGTCCCGTGTTCTGCGTTTCCGGAGTCCCCGCCATCATGCCAGACGGTCTGACCTATTTCATCCCCAGCGACCTGCCCGCGCCCATCGACCACCCCAGCGCCTGGTACGGTCCGGATCTGGTGCATTCGACCGCGTGGATCTATCAACTCAGCGAGAACGACATTGCCGAGATCGAGGCGGCGGTGCGGCCGCTGGCGGCGCGCGACGCGGATATCGCCCGCATCACCCGGGCCGATTTCCCGCTGCCGACGCTGGGGCCGAAGCTCGAAGAACTCTGCCGCGAGGTCATTGACGGTCGCGGCTTCCAGTTGATGCGCGGCTTGCCGGTGGAGCGCTACACCACGCGCGAAGCGGCCACCGCCTATTTCGGCATCGGCACCTATTTCGGCAATGCCCGCAGCCAGAACGCCAAGGGGCATGTGCTGGGGCATGTGAAGGATCTGGGACTGTCGACCGACGACCCGAAGGTGCGCATCTACCAGACCACCGAGCGCCAGACCTTCCACACGGACAGTTGCGATATCGTGGCACTGCTGTGCCTGAAGACGGCGAGAGAAGGCGGGCTGTCCTCCATCGTCTCGACCATGACGATCTATAACGAGATGTACCGCCGCGCGCCGGACCTGTTGTGGGAGCTGTTCCAGCCCTTCGCCACCGACCGCCGCGGCGAGATCCCGGAAGGCAAGAAGGCGTATTTCGAGATCCCGGTGTTCAACTCTTACGAAGGCCATCTCTCGGCGATCTATGCCCGGCGCTATATCGAAAGCGCCCGCCGGCTCGACGGTGTGCCGCCGCTGACCGAGAAACAGGTGGCGGCCCTGGACCTGTTCGACTCGCTGGCGGAGTCGCCGGAACTGCGGCTCGACATGGACTTCCAGCCGGGCGACATGCAGTGGGTGCACAACCACACCACCCTGCACGACCGCACCGCCTTCGTCGACTGGCCGGAGCCGGAGCGGCGGCGGCACCTGCTGCGCCTCTGGCTGGCGACGCCGGGCGCGCGGCCGCTGCCGCCGGTCTATGCGGAGCGCTACGGCAAGGTCGACGTGGGCGACCGCGGCGGCATCATCGTGCCCGGCACCCTGCTGAACGCGCCGCTGGAGGCGGTGTAGCGGTTCGCTGGCTAAGGGGGCCGGCTCCTTCCCAGCTCCCCTCTCCCTTCTCCCG comes from Alphaproteobacteria bacterium and encodes:
- a CDS encoding glutathione S-transferase family protein, with product MAPTPDLILHHYDFSNYAEKARLALGYKGLAWRSVIIPPVAPKPDLTPLTGGYRRTPVLQIGADIYCDTRLILRELERRHPEPPIFPAGFEAEAAMIAYWAENQLFRPMSLYVSGHNLDLLPPDLQADRSRMRGLPEPSVAAVRQAARRSAPPVRVQLGWIEALLADGRPWIVGPAVTIADFAVYHALWFVTARSDRLAPALAPHQRIAAWMERMRAFGHGARTPMAPADALAIARATEPAPVRASAPFAEDPPLGTPVRIRADDYARDGIVGDLVFIDETEIALRRVDAAVGEVVVHFPRLGYDLRPGRSP
- a CDS encoding HAD family phosphatase translates to MTASAIIFDCDGVLVNSEALIIAVERRFLAEIGLVYDDVDYMTRFVGTSDRDFVAALRADHAVRGTGAFPPDFLERVRAACYDRFTTDLRAVDGLEAYLARLARPKAVASSSTVRSLARKLALTGLAPWFGAHVYSAEHVARGKPAPDLFLHAAERLGVAPADCVVVEDSVNGVRAGVAAGMRVWGFTGGGHGDEGLAGRLADAGAAVVFARFADMPR
- a CDS encoding TauD/TfdA family dioxygenase, translating into MPDGLTYFIPSDLPAPIDHPSAWYGPDLVHSTAWIYQLSENDIAEIEAAVRPLAARDADIARITRADFPLPTLGPKLEELCREVIDGRGFQLMRGLPVERYTTREAATAYFGIGTYFGNARSQNAKGHVLGHVKDLGLSTDDPKVRIYQTTERQTFHTDSCDIVALLCLKTAREGGLSSIVSTMTIYNEMYRRAPDLLWELFQPFATDRRGEIPEGKKAYFEIPVFNSYEGHLSAIYARRYIESARRLDGVPPLTEKQVAALDLFDSLAESPELRLDMDFQPGDMQWVHNHTTLHDRTAFVDWPEPERRRHLLRLWLATPGARPLPPVYAERYGKVDVGDRGGIIVPGTLLNAPLEAV